The DNA region GCCCATCATATGAGAAGAACTAGCCATATATATTATTCAccaatattatttcattttatttcttatCAAGTTTATTTTACTCTTTCTCATTAATATGTGTTGCCCACGCATTATATATGCGATCGTCTGCGAAAAATTCAAACTTCTTAATCCTActtttggcaaaaaaaaattaagttcaAATCGATAATTTCTTCCAGCTGTTCATTAATTTGAATTGAGCCACAGACAGAATATGAAAAAATTTGTGAGGTGATGTAGAAATATGTGGATCTTGAATTATTCATAGCAAATTGTTACGAACAAGACTAGATTTAATTaagcaaaaatattaaaaggaTTATAATATGTGCTTCTAATAGGAAAAGAAATTAGATTCAATAAGATTAAATTATCAGAATCAAGTAATTAATTAACTGAACTTGTGTAATTACAGTGATACATAGTGGGAAAACACTTGgttaattttgcattaatttaaGTTTTGTACGGTATAAGTAGGACTTCAGGAACACTCTAATTAAGTATAACTAAAGTCTCAATTTGGTCCTTTAACgtattgcgtttttttttgtccaaaacattatcttttgaattattcggtccctcacatttgaaatcggatcacatttggtccattttggacggctCCTTCAAATTTTTAAcagttttaattaccgggtcacaaagctgtcactaatccgtcacaaatTTGTCACTAATTATCATTTTAGTCATTTACGTAGTCATTTACGTGTAAGTTACATAAATAAGGAGGAAATTGAGGCATGAAAGTACTATTATTAGAATAATGATAATAtattaactaactaaaatatAGAATATTAAGTGGTACCAAAAAGTGGTACTTCTATATTTTATTGTTGAAAATCGACGGACACGTATTTACATGTTTCTATATGTAGCCTAATAAAATTTGGCTCTTTTTCTATAAGTACACAATTACATACActttcatttaattataaagTCTAATAAAGTAAATAcctatatttatatactttacaaatattaattttatgcatgtgtacgtagtgacggattagtgactgATTAGTGATGAatttgtgacggattagtgacggattagtttctcccagttagtgacggatttgtgacccggtaattaaaaccgtaaaaaatttgacggaaccgcccaaaatggaccaaatgtgagggaccgaataattcaaaagataatgttttggaccaaaattaaaaaaacgcaatatgttaaagACCAAATTGAGACTTTAGTCATTAAGTATTgtcaatattaatatatttttttctatttactaTTTATATTCAGGTTCAGTTTATCATGGTACTTCATTACTCGGGGTATTTAATTACCTCAACATTTTATCAatgataaaaaaacaaatccaAACTCATTGATACGTGCGTATTATGTTATGAGTTAGCTTGAGTTAATCACGCGAACATTACACAATAGAAATTTAACATATTAATCCACATAATgtgtataaaataaattagtggaCGCAAAAATTTGTTTCGCTAGGAACTATATATTCTAAAATCAGAGTCTGTAACTTTTGAGAATATAAGTTGAGATGGTAAGAGCTTTTGTACAATGattcacacaaaataaagtaaattcaatgatattatacatataaataaaaaacgatTAACATATATGGTAGGGGGCTTAAGCCATTGATTATGTCAAACTTTATCGTATTCATTTTTTGTCGGCTCGATGTAATACAAATTACAAACAGTTCAGATTGAGTTAGGGCTCTGAGTTCGATTCAGGTCGGATTCGTATAACCTGTTAATAATTAACATCATTATTCTTAATTTTTATTAGAATTAGAAATTTGAGTTTCATATCCTCACTTTACATATGTTGCCACCATTCCATTATCTATCTTCACCGCCACGAATATCATTACCACGTCGTCGTCAGTTCATATCTCATTCGCAACGCGCATGAATCATTTCGCATAATTATCGTGAAGTTGTCATGTCGAGTTTGTGCCATTGTCGTGTTGTACGTCGGGTTCATGCCCTTATATATTGcattgttatcgtgtcgtgtcaacaaaataaaatcatgtcatcaacgttCTGTCATGTGCGAGTCGTGTACTCGTGTTCAAAATTTTCATCCATGACTAACCCCTTAGGCATAACTAATGTCTAAGTACACATATTACAACTTACATCAAGACATAGACgaatgagatttaagaaaatacgATTCATTACATCGGTATCAAAATTTTGTTATGAGGCTAAAATCTCCAATATATAGTGTGATTTTCAGTTGATTTATTTTAGGAACGATCGAAATTTTAGGCAACCAAAACTTCACCATACACACGGTACGAGATTGAAAGGAAAATTGTCTTATTACATAGGCATGAGATAATTTTCATATTGACAACATGTTTAACATATAATAATAAACTATCATGATCACTGTGATGGCAaatataaatgataaattaaCTAGATCAAATGTAACTATACTATATCTCATAAATCATAATGAATATTACTACTAGTGTAATAAAGATTTTGTAACATTATGATGACAAGTAGTTAACACTGTGATGAAAATTGACGAACATCGCATGAAATCAAAGATAAAAATATATTCACGTTAACTATGTTAATCTAATCTAACTGGACGAAGATATAGTTAGATcataattgaaaaaattgagcgacactacatatttacacttttatattggtttttaaTTAGCAAATGAACAAAAATTTAAAGGCTGCATAATAGTGGATTTGAATCcgagacattaattaattatcactCTACAATTATATATgctttcaatttaattaatacttgCCACATGTCTtataattaattactccatatttattaGATATTCCAATTTATTGATTTGTTAAGTACTCCATTTCTTATCTAATAGGATTTGGTTATGATTTTAATATAACATCCCTTTTCCTGTACATTACAAAAATACGAGTAAATTAATGAACTAGAAAGCACATTTTGTTCACCAAACAATTGATTAAGATCGAAGTAGAGGTACATCTATACGTCTAATGGTTGATAGATTTGTAATTGTATATCTTTTCAAGTTTAATGCTTCAAAGTGAACAATATTATTcattatattattttgatttttataattacgTATAAAAATAACTATTTTCTTACTTTGTGTCTATTTTTTCTTTACATTAGCAAAACAatcatgaattaattaaaatatacacaTTGTTAAACACGAGATTAAGTTCAAACAACaaaattattgtttttattGAATCACAATGCACACTTATTTAAAGAAATTTCTTGAACTGATATGCATGCTTAAATATGTTCTAAGGGACAGTACAAGCAGTCGGAGCTGGCGGGATTATGGTGCCGGTGACTTTCAAGTTGGTAGTGCTGACGCACTCCGACGAGCTCTCGGTCAACGGAGGCACCGGTTTCAAGTCAATGTCGGCCAATTCAATGTTGTCGCATGGATACTTTGAGCTGCAGTTCAATAGAATTGGAACTTTCGAGATGGTCGTGCCCTTTATGTTTATGAAGTGGACGTCAGTGATCTTCACGTTCGATTGCTGGAGAGAAGACGAAGACCAAAAGCACGTGAATGAGCGTTCAATGCAATCGGTTTTCACGTTTTTACTTCAATTCTAAATTGAGAATGGATTAGATGAACATTCTCAGGTGTttacatttatttgtttatctTGTGTTCATAAATTTACTACCTCCATCCTTTAAAATAGCagtagaaacttttgaaacagtatgcgttttaatacacaattggtaaaataagagtgatagaaagaaaaaagttattgaagtattattagtgaAGAATGTCTTACCTTAttagagtataatttttttttctaaaatagaaagtttctatttttaaatgaCAGAGGTAGTATGTGCTTTATGCATGTGTAATTCGAGTTTACTAGCGTACCTCTTTCTTGGTCTTGGAGTCGTAATGTTGATCGATGAGGATGGGGTTCTTGACGTTATCCATTATGATGTCTTTGTATATGATATGGTCAGCGGTGAGCTCGGGCGAGTCGTGGTAGCTCTTGATCCTCGCGCCGTTTGTGGTCCCCGTCAGGCTGCAGTTGAGGAAGGTGATGTTCCCGACGGGCAATTCGTCAGGCCGCTTGCCCAAGCTCCCCACACTAAAgagattaatttaataaaatgagtTTTGCATATGATTTAGGTATGTAGCTTCATATTGTATGTTGAATTAAAATGTGGTATGTATGTACGAGAGTCCGTGTCCGGGGCCGCATTGGATTCGCTGGAACAACATGTTCTTGCTACCAGTCCCGATGGAGATGCAGTCGTCCCCGGTCCCAATGACGCAATCGGACATGTCGACGTTCGTGGCATTGCTAAAGTGCATTCCGTCGGTGTTGGGGCTCTCGTCGGGAGCGGTGATCTTCAACTTGCTCACCTTCAAGTCGATGCTGTCGATCAATTTGGTATGGAATCCCATTGCATCCACGAAATTTAGGTTGTTTATGTCTCCGTTTTGGGATGATTGGAATGTAAAACTCTGCCAAAATAACAATATCAATTAGTAGTAaatttactattgtcataaccTATTGTCCCATTCTATTCACACAATTCACTTAATTCTAACCTTTAAAATTACCTCCAACATCTTAATAAATTACTGTTTCAAAAGTTAGGTGGATGGAGGGAATAGTGATACTTAAAAAATGCATACAtaagacaattttttttttcaaaaagtgtcATGTGTGAAGTATGTAGTATAAGGTGTACGGTTACTTTACATACTTCACAAATGACACTTTTTGGAAAGTAAGAATGAATAGTAATACATACAACGGGCATACGGTTCCCCTCGTCAGCATACTTCCAAACATTTTGTCCTTGCCCGTGGATGGTGCCTCCACCAGTGACAATCATGCCGTCGACATGTTCTATCAAGATCCACATCATGTTGGAATAGGAGCTGGGGTCCGGATTGGCGTTGAGGGTGCCCTGGATGTCGAGGACAATCGGCTTCACCGCCTTGCATGGCCCACTCAAGATCACCTCTCCCATCATGAACGATTTCCCGGCCGGGACTAGAATCCTAGCTGCCCCAGTACCATCGCATCCCGCCCTCCATGCCTGAATCAATGCCTAACAAAGATACATGGACTATATTAGAATATTGTGTTTTacttagtaattaattaaaattgcacTATTAATTCAACTAGTAGTACTATGTTTTCTTATACTCCTAATATAGATGCATGCATTTCAGTGATACTGAATTAACACTTTTGATTAATATGAAAGTTTAATTTCTCCACCATTGCATCATCTGTTGTGCCATCGCCCTTAGCTCCGTAGTTTGTGATATCGAAAACGGCCTCGCCCTGCAGAATGCGGCCTTTGGGGGCACCATCAATTCCCAGCATAACATGGCTAACCAATAAACAGAGAAAACATGTCTTGATCATATTTGCAATGTTTTTCTTGTTAACTACACTATCTAAGTAAAAGCTAGGGTTTATatttatatgtgtgtgtgtgattgctTCAGCCtaaaaatttctattattagTATCTTTTTTTGTGTGAAGGAAAATCAATCTGAGTATTAGTTCATTGATTTTTGTGACTAATAGAGACGTACAAATCCTAAAATTTCTCTCAGCTGTTCATTTGAGATTGCTACTTGTTAAGCCACATACTAAAATAGGTCATGGAGATGCTAATATTAATGTAGAAATAAGTGGATCTTAGATTGCTAATAGTTTTGTTTCTGTGTAATGTACATtgatagttttaattaaaatagtcttaaaatatttactaatttgaagtattttttttaaaaatcggatgCCTTCTCCAAGTATATAATTGTAAgaacatagaaattttaaagaaaacatcttataataatttaaatttatgtgctCGTTTATGTTATTAAAACAAATATCATACCGATTCAATTAATATATGAGTTCGTTTTGTAGTAGGAAAGATATCGCCACTCGTGGATGTTTTGTGTGcctttatttttcttcatgtttGATTTAGGGTTAATATACTAAATATATTGGATAATAGCTaaggaaaatttaatttaaaaattacaattgTTAAGTGTCATTTGGAGGAAATGATCAAAAGATCTAACACATTTTTTATATAACAATCATTGTTTTTTTATGAATGCAAAAATGCTCAACACCAAACACAACATACAAATGTATACTGATAGAATAACCAAAAATACTAATCTAATGATCATTGTTAGTTAGCTCGTTAAAGTATCCATATATTTTTTCGTGAAGGTTTCCACTAATTAGCTATGAGTTTTTACACTTTTATTTGATCAATGTTATGCAACTTAACTTTTATTCCAAATTTATTCTTCAATAAAATTCCATGCATGGCATTGTACActgaaaaatatcacataattTGTAAGATTAGAGTTATTGAAAAATGATTTATACAATTTGCCagtatttcacttttacatGTGTAATAGTTTTGTCAGTAATAATTGGCGGATTCAGATGGGTCGGGACCGGGTCGACCGATCCCATGCGAAATTACAATTGTACCCTCTTTCAATATTAATGACCACCTTGTTACACTCATATATATTAAAGAGGCGTGGAGCAATTTTACACCTActctattttgttttggaaattGTAGAAAAACAATGTCGACGCACATACTTCACTATAAACCGGACACGAATACAATCCTAATGTGCATTTTCAACTATGGGCCCCCACTTTTTTATCCAattctttattaaattatttcacttcttatccaaaatatttttatcaaaagtttcacttttctttataaTGCTTGACTATTAAAGCTAATGCGATGCATTATCTATCTCAATTATACATTCTAGAAGTTCTTAATATGCCATTCAAATTTTCCTACTTTTGGGAAACCATTAAATGTGCCACATTTATTCGACAAGGTCACGATTTTACGTAAGCTataaaaatatttgtatataaCAATATACTACTACAAATTATGAATTCGAGATAACCAAATAAGGTAAGACATGCCCAGTCACATTTATTTGAGTTTATGTATgcattatactagtagtatttagtACAAGTATTTGTTTATCTCTAATTTATATGTTGCATCTCAATAACTCATCTCACTTTTTTGCacaaaatcaaaatacacacgGCATGTTTGGTAGGATAATATAACTTATCTAGGGATGGAtttctataaataaaaatatttatatgtgCATCTCaatatctcattt from Salvia splendens isolate huo1 chromosome 9, SspV2, whole genome shotgun sequence includes:
- the LOC121747591 gene encoding exopolygalacturonase clone GBGE184-like — encoded protein: MIKTCFLCLLVSHVMLGIDGAPKGRILQGEAVFDITNYGAKGDGTTDDAMALIQAWRAGCDGTGAARILVPAGKSFMMGEVILSGPCKAVKPIVLDIQGTLNANPDPSSYSNMMWILIEHVDGMIVTGGGTIHGQGQNVWKYADEGNRMPVSFTFQSSQNGDINNLNFVDAMGFHTKLIDSIDLKVSKLKITAPDESPNTDGMHFSNATNVDMSDCVIGTGDDCISIGTGSKNMLFQRIQCGPGHGLSVGSLGKRPDELPVGNITFLNCSLTGTTNGARIKSYHDSPELTADHIIYKDIIMDNVKNPILIDQHYDSKTKKEQSNVKITDVHFINIKGTTISKVPILLNCSSKYPCDNIELADIDLKPVPPLTESSSECVSTTNLKVTGTIIPPAPTACTVP